In Papaver somniferum cultivar HN1 chromosome 1, ASM357369v1, whole genome shotgun sequence, a genomic segment contains:
- the LOC113322562 gene encoding uncharacterized protein LOC113322562 isoform X4 produces the protein MTWRSAGSLSRSLLSTARASSVRSSPTLPRLRPSPLPTSLPRARRFSFANPRTLGELGCTHSILPPGAACHLSPHLSLNVRAFCGIFQGNGKDGRYRASNAAAADEGCHQL, from the exons atgacATGGCGTTCTGCAGGATCTCTATCGAGGTCATTATTATCAACAGCAAGAGCTTCTTCTGTTCGCTCTTCACCAACACTTCCTCGCCTTCGTCCGTCACCACTACCTACATCTCTCCCTCGGGCTCGGCGGTTCTCCTTCGCTAATCCAAG GACATTGGGAGAACTCGGATGCACACATTCAATACTACCTCCGGGTGCTGCATGTCATCTCTCACCACATCTTTCACTTAACGTTCGAGCTTTCTGTGGGATTTTTCAGG GAAATGGAAAAGATGGCCGATACAGGGCATCAAATGCTGCAGCAGCGGATGAAGGATGCCACCAACTTTA G
- the LOC113322562 gene encoding uncharacterized protein LOC113322562 isoform X3 yields the protein MTYRLQREKEMTWRSAGSLSRSLLSTARASSVRSSPTLPRLRPSPLPTSLPRARRFSFANPRTLGELGCTHSILPPGAACHLSPHLSLNVRAFCGIFQGNGKDGRYRASNAAAADEGCHQL from the exons ATG ACATACAGATTacagagagagaaagagatgacATGGCGTTCTGCAGGATCTCTATCGAGGTCATTATTATCAACAGCAAGAGCTTCTTCTGTTCGCTCTTCACCAACACTTCCTCGCCTTCGTCCGTCACCACTACCTACATCTCTCCCTCGGGCTCGGCGGTTCTCCTTCGCTAATCCAAG GACATTGGGAGAACTCGGATGCACACATTCAATACTACCTCCGGGTGCTGCATGTCATCTCTCACCACATCTTTCACTTAACGTTCGAGCTTTCTGTGGGATTTTTCAGG GAAATGGAAAAGATGGCCGATACAGGGCATCAAATGCTGCAGCAGCGGATGAAGGATGCCACCAACTTTA G
- the LOC113322551 gene encoding uncharacterized protein LOC113322551, whose amino-acid sequence MFDISGELMLQLTKKESYLESEFIDFYISRLKTKMNSNSKYDKAIFLSPKAYISYLKDYEEFKKFWIPKLAKEYVKYKNDAVRLFAPMCNNNTHYTLLEYDLRSSNPWSYMNSSNVKELKGEHLLQAKKYAFAITTELRLRCPFALGMNENAKNLNAPPQGTIPDCLPCVCNYMKIRMKNKPLDKKLTSTRMLWWTDKLNRMRGSMLYKILSDPSRDV is encoded by the exons ATGTTTGATATATCTGGAGAACTAATGCTACAGCTTACAAAGAAAGAATCCTATTTGGAGTCAGAATTCATCGACTTCTACATTAGCagattgaagacaaagatgaaCTCTAACAGCAAATATGACAAAGCGATATTCCTGTCGCCAAAAGCATAC ATCTCTTACTTGAAGgattacgaagaattcaagaaattttggattccgaagcttgcgaaggagtatgtcaagtacaagaacgatgcagtcagacttttcgccccaatgtgcaacaacaacacacactacacactgctggagtatgacttgaggagctctaatccttggtcctacatgaactcgtcaaacgttaaggaactcaagggtgaacaccttcttcaagccaagaaatatgcatttgCAATTACTACAGAACTCAGACTACGCTGTCCTTTTGCTCTTGGGATGAATGAAAATGCCAAGAATCTCAATGCGCCCCCACAAGGTACAATTCCTGACTGTCTTCCATGTGTATGCAATTACatgaagatcaggatgaagaataaaccacttgACAAAAAATTAACCTCAACTAGGATGCTATGGTGGACTGACAAGCTGAACCGCATGAGAGGAAGCATGCTATACAAGATTCTTTCGGATCCATCTAGAGATGTGTAA
- the LOC113275207 gene encoding uncharacterized protein LOC113275207: MVKGKMNPPRKDDTITGNLRQSLNAVKDLVKVIKPIGLTDRAQRYLRRAAYGELVMMYYDDYDTTVPTTTRQITTNKHGVLKLLNCFDMDCETPCSFRFADDKIIESTPAKLAGIFCMQRIGSRKGQKLLKYYCPSDLTDNVLYSKYFTDIKSTKHQTTVTKTNILEKIKQLMAKRRKSGKRKKVDEKDLVCLIGLYLCCVLFFGDKNANGVNAKYLSIVETYDTVLKVSWPDLIHEHLFEEIHTNLSCLSNVKACVQYLLLLFAEHTPAGLIPKVENHEEDIPRVGRWDIYQISDYI, encoded by the exons atggtgaaaggaaaaatgaatccCCCTAGAAAAGATGATACAATTACAG gaaacctaaggcagtcgttgaatgcagtaaaggatttagtaaaggtgataaagcctataggactgactgatagggctcaaagatatcttaggagagctgcttacggagaactcgtaatgatgtattacgatgactatgatacaactgtaccaactacaacaagacagataactaccaacaaacacggcgtcttgaagctcttgaactgctttgacatggattgtgagacaccatgttcattcaGGTTTGCTGATGATAAGATTATAGAGTCTACACCGGCAAAGCTGGCTGGTATATTTTGCATGCAGAGGATTGGAAGCAGAAAGGGTCAGAAGCTGTTAAAGTACTATTGTCCTAGTGATTTGACTGACAATGTTTTATACAGCAAATACTTCACCGATATCAAATCTACAAAGCATCAGACGACGGTGACTAAGACgaacattttagagaagataaaacaacttatggcaaaaaggagaaaaagtgggaaaagaaagaaagttgatgaAAAGGATCTAGTTTGCCTGATAGGTCTTTATCTTTGCTGTGTATTGTTTTTTGGCGACAAAAATGCCAATGGAGTGAACGCGAAATATCTTAGTATCGTTGAAACTTATGATACGGTGCTCAAGGTGTCGTGGCCTGATTTAATACACGAGCACTTGTTTGAAGAGATTCATACTAATCTTAGTTGTTTGTCAAATGTGAAGGCTTGTGTGCAATACCTACTG ttaTTGTTTGCTGAACACACGCCAGCAGGATTAATCCCGAAAGTTGAGAACCACGAGGAAGATATCCCGAGGGTTGGGAGATGGGATATATACCAGATTTCTGATTACATTTGA
- the LOC113275193 gene encoding uncharacterized protein LOC113275193 — protein sequence MDCETPCSFRFADDKIIESTPAKLAGIFCMQRIGSRKGQKLLKYYCPSDLTDNVLYSKYFTDIKSTKHQTTVTKTNILEKIKQLMAKRRKSGKRKKVDEKDLVCLIGLYLCCVLFFGDKNANGVNAKYLSIVETYDTVLKVSWPDLIHEHLFEEIHTNLSCLSNVKACVQYLLLLFAEHTPAGLIPKVENHEEDIPRVGRWDIYQISDYI from the exons atggattgtgagacaccatgttcattcaGGTTTGCTGATGATAAGATTATAGAGTCTACACCGGCAAAGCTGGCTGGTATATTTTGCATGCAGAGGATTGGAAGCAGAAAGGGTCAGAAGCTGTTAAAGTACTATTGTCCTAGTGATTTGACTGACAATGTTTTATACAGCAAATACTTCACCGATATCAAATCTACAAAGCATCAGACGACGGTGACTAAGACgaacattttagagaagataaaacaacttatggcaaaaaggagaaaaagtgggaaaagaaagaaagttgatgaAAAGGATCTAGTTTGCCTGATAGGTCTTTATCTTTGCTGTGTATTGTTTTTTGGCGACAAAAATGCCAATGGAGTGAACGCGAAATATCTTAGTATCGTTGAAACTTATGATACGGTGCTCAAGGTGTCGTGGCCTGATTTAATACACGAGCACTTGTTTGAAGAGATTCATACTAATCTTAGTTGTTTGTCAAATGTGAAGGCTTGTGTGCAATACCTACTG ttaTTGTTTGCTGAACACACGCCAGCAGGATTAATCCCGAAAGTTGAGAACCACGAGGAAGATATCCCGAGGGTTGGGAGATGGGATATATACCAGATTTCTGATTACATTTGA
- the LOC113322562 gene encoding uncharacterized protein LOC113322562 isoform X1, with translation MIETVHTAGKCQRLQREKEMTWRSAGSLSRSLLSTARASSVRSSPTLPRLRPSPLPTSLPRARRFSFANPRTLGELGCTHSILPPGAACHLSPHLSLNVRAFCGIFQGNGKDGRYRASNAAAADEGCHQL, from the exons ATGATTGAAACAGTCCACACAGCGGGGAAATGTCAGAG ATTacagagagagaaagagatgacATGGCGTTCTGCAGGATCTCTATCGAGGTCATTATTATCAACAGCAAGAGCTTCTTCTGTTCGCTCTTCACCAACACTTCCTCGCCTTCGTCCGTCACCACTACCTACATCTCTCCCTCGGGCTCGGCGGTTCTCCTTCGCTAATCCAAG GACATTGGGAGAACTCGGATGCACACATTCAATACTACCTCCGGGTGCTGCATGTCATCTCTCACCACATCTTTCACTTAACGTTCGAGCTTTCTGTGGGATTTTTCAGG GAAATGGAAAAGATGGCCGATACAGGGCATCAAATGCTGCAGCAGCGGATGAAGGATGCCACCAACTTTA G
- the LOC113275202 gene encoding uncharacterized protein LOC113275202: MTQFSVSVICHFVAEFSQLEKQLGISTVVPSKDDLQSWLKAQTIENSHLKEQLQEKQAMLKAVYAIAREGISEGDLSGTAEFKVHKFSCQIMQAMGIDPYKVTQEEFMQHEDDVHGGTEHGATEHEEEELQLVETEQQGDGSTEQEKEKDDAETSFHEE; this comes from the exons ATGACACAGTTTTCGGTAAGTGTTATATgtca ctttgtggctgagttttcacagcttgagaAGCAGCTGGGTATATCAACCGTGGTACCCAGCAAGGACGACCTGCAAAGTTGGCTGAAAGCGCAAACTATTGAGAATAGCCATCTGAAAGAGCAACTGCAAGAAAAGCAAGCAATGCTTAAAGCAGTGTATGCAATTGCAAGAGAAGGGATATCAGAAGGGGACCTTTCAGGAACAGCGGAATTCAAGGTtcacaaatttagttgccaaattatgcaagcaatgggtattgatccttacaaagtgacccaggaagagtttatgcaacatgaagatgatgtacatggaggtactgagcatggagctactgagcatgaagaagaagagttacaatTAGTTGAGACAGAGCAACAAGGAGATGGAAGTACtgagcaagagaaagagaaagatgacgcggaaacttccttccatgaagaat GA